In Streptomyces venezuelae, the sequence AAGCTGGTCTGCGACGCGTCCGAGGTGCCGACCTCCGCGCGCAGTTCGGTGTTGATGTTGAAGTTGCGCTGCTCGCCGCAGGGGGCCCAGACCAGGGCCTCGATGCCCGTGGTGTCGGTCGCCTGCCAGTTGTCGACGAGCTCTCCGTTGAACTTGTGGGTCCGGTACGCGGTCTGGCTCATGCCCTGGAAGTAGTAGCTGGCCTTCTGCGTGCCGACCGCGCCCGGCGCGAGGCTGCCGAAACCGCGGTAGTCGACCTTGGCCACGGCGTACGTGTACCCCTGGGGGACGTGGACGTCGAGGGAGAGGAGGCAGTTCTTGCGGCCTTCGACGACGGGAACACCGCCGCCGGCCTGGGCCAGGTATTCGCTGTAGGTGACGGTGAAGGCCGAGTTGTCGGGCGACACGGCGACGGCGGCACTGCCGGGACGGCAGCCCGATCCGTTCACGGAGGCGACGTCCACGGTCACCTGGTCGGTGGGGGCCGAGGGCGCCGAGGGCGAGGCCCCGGCGGCGGGGGTGAGCGCGACCAGCGTCGCGGTCACGGCGGCTGCGGTGAATCCGGTGCGGAAGGACTTGATCACACCGCCATGGATAGCGGTCCGCGGCGGCGCCGGCCGGCCGACGGGCACGCGGTCTCACCTCGATGGCCGCAGCCCATCACCGCAGAAACGATAAATCTACCGAAATCACTCCACTGAATGGCCCCAGCCGGCACCGGGCCCCGCGTCGCACCGGCCGCACCTGCCGAATCTTCCTAATATCGGCGAGGCCCCGCAGGCCGATCGCCCCCTCCCGTGCCGAGGAGTTCCATGTCCCGCGCACCACGCCCGTCCCGCGCACCACGACCACGCTTCGCGGCCCTGTCGGCGCCGGCTGTCGCCGGCGCCGTACTCGTCGCCCTGGCCGTCGCCCTGCCCGGACCCGCCACTGCCCTCGCCTCGGTCCGCCACACGGGCGACGAGGCCGGGGTGCTCGGCGAGGAGCACGCCCGCGCGCACGCGCGCCTGCGGGAGGCGGCCAAGGGCGAACAGGGGTATCCGCAGGCGAAGCGCACGTCGAGCCTGGCCGCGCTGGAGGCGTCGCAGCGCAACGGCAACGCGAAGTTCGACGCGGCCCGGTTCGGCCGCTTCACCGAGTTCTTCCCCTCCCCCGACTTCGGCGTGCATGTGGCCCAGCTGCCGACCGGCAAGGTGCTGCTCTTCTCCTTCGAACGCGTGGAGGCCGATCCCACCAAGGAGACCGGCCCCACCAACACGGTGGGCCGGACCAACGCGGGCCGCGCCTACCTGTGGGACCCGGCCAGGGGGACCGGAGCCCGGGCCTTCACGAACGTGCCGCCGCCGGTGGTGCTGATGCCGGACGGCGCCTACGCACCCCGCCCGGCGCCGTTCTTCTGCGCCGGCCACTCGTACCTCCCCAACGGAATGGTGGGGGTGTTCGGCGGCAACGTCGGCGGCAAGGGCGGCAGCGGCGCGAAGCTGTCCTTCGTCTTCGACCCGTGGACCGAGAAGTGGTTCCGCAACCGCGACATGGCCGTGGGCCGCTGGTATCCGTCGGTGGTGACCGGGCCGGACGGCCGGCAGATCATCATGTCCGGCCAGTCCGAGCGCGGTACGGGAACCCCCACCCCGGTGGTGGAACGCTTCCCCGCGCTCGGGCGGCCGGTGCCCTGGCGTTCGTACGACATCCCGGCGAACGTGCCCGCGGAGCGGCTGCGGTCCCCGGCCCCCTTCCGCAACGACTACCCACACCTCTTCTCGCTGCGCGACGGGAAGATCTACGGCCTCGGCCGCGACGCCGACCAGCAGTGGCTGTTCGACCCCGTCAAGGACACCCGCACCGACCTGCCCCGGCGGCCCGCCGACTTCCGGGGCTACGGTTCGGCCGTGCCGCTGCCGGACGGTTTCCGGGGCCCGGACTCCGTCCTGGTGCTGGGCGGCGACCCGCGCGACCCGCTCACGTACAGGCTGTCCGGCGGCCGATGGAGCATCGAGGAGCCGCGGGCCTTCGGCCGCACGCAGGACGGGACCCTGATCCTGCC encodes:
- a CDS encoding DUF4360 domain-containing protein, giving the protein MIKSFRTGFTAAAVTATLVALTPAAGASPSAPSAPTDQVTVDVASVNGSGCRPGSAAVAVSPDNSAFTVTYSEYLAQAGGGVPVVEGRKNCLLSLDVHVPQGYTYAVAKVDYRGFGSLAPGAVGTQKASYYFQGMSQTAYRTHKFNGELVDNWQATDTTGIEALVWAPCGEQRNFNINTELRAEVGTSDASQTSFMALDSTDGSINSVYHFSWKQCPVRH
- a CDS encoding glyoxal oxidase, encoding MSRAPRPSRAPRPRFAALSAPAVAGAVLVALAVALPGPATALASVRHTGDEAGVLGEEHARAHARLREAAKGEQGYPQAKRTSSLAALEASQRNGNAKFDAARFGRFTEFFPSPDFGVHVAQLPTGKVLLFSFERVEADPTKETGPTNTVGRTNAGRAYLWDPARGTGARAFTNVPPPVVLMPDGAYAPRPAPFFCAGHSYLPNGMVGVFGGNVGGKGGSGAKLSFVFDPWTEKWFRNRDMAVGRWYPSVVTGPDGRQIIMSGQSERGTGTPTPVVERFPALGRPVPWRSYDIPANVPAERLRSPAPFRNDYPHLFSLRDGKIYGLGRDADQQWLFDPVKDTRTDLPRRPADFRGYGSAVPLPDGFRGPDSVLVLGGDPRDPLTYRLSGGRWSIEEPRAFGRTQDGTLILPDGTLITVNGALDTRDYGNGPFNPKADPKYRQIELRDLHGHWTLGPAQRLPRGYHSNALVLPDGRVMVTGDELQQIANDPDIRDGMDGSIELYEPAYLHRGARPALDRAPAGDLGHDTAFQVTSSTAKDVRRAVLLAPTTVTHSVNTSQRHLDLRITGVHGSAIGLRTPPSAADAPPGYYMLFLLDAKGVPSTAKWIKLGTRTGTR